The sequence TGCTCAAGGACCGCCGAGTGCGCAACGTCGTCGATCAGGCCGGCAACGCCCGCAGCCAGGTGAAGGCCGCCGTCACCTCCGTGCGCCGGACCGCCCGCCGCAGCGTCGAGGCCGGTGCCGCGGCAGGCCGCGACCAGGCCCAGACCGCCCGGTCGCAGACCAAGGCCGCGGTGACGTCAGTGCAGAAGACGGCCGACGCCGTGGTCGAGGCCGTGACCGGCTCGAAGACCGACGAGCAGGACAGCTAGGCAGCCACGAGCCTCCCCCGGTGAGGCGATCCCCGCCCCGCCTCGCCCCGGCACCCGCGCGGTGCCCCAGACCGCCCTCTCCCCCGCGGAGAGGGCGGTCTGCTGTTCGCCCACGGTGGTTGTCGCGGCCCACGGTCGGTTCGCGGCAGATGCGTGGCTACGCTCCTGTGCGATCCAGGAGTGCCCGTGTCCCTCCAGCAACGCATCCACTCGGACCTCACGGCGGCGATGAAGGCCCGCGACCGCCAGCGGGTCAGCGCCCTTCGGATGCTGGTCGCCGAGATGAAGAACGCAGCGGTCGACGCCGGTGGGGGACCGCAGGGCCAGCTCCCCGACGACGTGGTCGAGCAGCTGCTGCAGCGCGAGGTCAAGCGTCGCCGCGAGGCCGCGCAGACCTACCGTGACGCGGGCCGGCAGGATCGTGCGGTCGCCGAGGACGCCGAGGCCGACATCTACCGCGAGTACCTGCCGGAGCCGCTCGGCGACGAGGAGCTGCGCACCCTCGTCGACGCGGCCATCGCCGAGGTGGGGGCCGACACGTCCCGAGACATCGGCAAGGTCATGGGCGTGGTGATGCCCCAGGTCGGCACCCGCGCCGACGGCGCACGCGTCTCCACCATCGTCAGGTCGCGCCTGTCGGGCTGATCGTGCGGTCGTCGGGGAAGCACCGGCCGCTGATCGCGGCTGGCCACGGCCGGCGGCCCTCCACGCGGGCCGGAGCGCCGGCCGGTCACTCCTGCTCGCGCGACCGCATCACCTCCGCGAAGCTCTCGCCCGCGTCCAAGGTGACGATGTCGAACGGGATGTCGATGTCGGCGTCTTCGAAGGCATCGTGGATCGCTTCCGCCACCTGATCCTGGACCCGGCGGACCTCGCCCTGGTGCGACCCGGTCCAGTACCGCAGCTCCAGCCCGATCGACGACGCGCCGTGCTCGACGTAGTAGCCGTGCGGTGCCGGGTCGTCGAGGACGCCGTCGACACCACGCAGGGTGTCGAGCGCGACCTGTCGCGCGT is a genomic window of Actinomycetota bacterium containing:
- a CDS encoding GatB/YqeY domain-containing protein codes for the protein MSLQQRIHSDLTAAMKARDRQRVSALRMLVAEMKNAAVDAGGGPQGQLPDDVVEQLLQREVKRRREAAQTYRDAGRQDRAVAEDAEADIYREYLPEPLGDEELRTLVDAAIAEVGADTSRDIGKVMGVVMPQVGTRADGARVSTIVRSRLSG